From Pan paniscus chromosome 9, NHGRI_mPanPan1-v2.0_pri, whole genome shotgun sequence, the proteins below share one genomic window:
- the DNAJC4 gene encoding dnaJ homolog subfamily C member 4 isoform X2 translates to MATAAGLCPPAAMPPLLPLRLCRLWPRNPPSRLLGAAAGQRSRPSTYYELLGVHPGASTEEVKRAFFSKSKELHPDRDPGNPSLHSRFVELSEAYRVLSREQSRRSYDDQLRSGSPPKSPRTTAHDKSAHQTHSSWTPPNAQYWSQFHSVRPQGPQLRQQQHKQNKQVLGYCLLLMLAGMGLHYIAFRKVKQMHLNFMDEKDRIITAFYNEARARARSVPALFCSLLPVQAPHFGIPIPTTQVPSPPGPTEPSFSRSDNG, encoded by the exons ATGGCGACGGCCGCGGGTCT CTGCCCGCCCGCCGCCATGCCGCCCTTACTGCCCCTGCGCCTGTGCCGGCTGTGGCCCCGCAACCCTCCCTCCCGGCTCCTCGGAGCGGCCGCCGGGCAGCG GTCCAGACCCAGTACTTATTATGAACTGTTGGGGGTGCATCCTGGTGCCAGCACTGAGGAAGTTAAACGAGCTTTCTTCTCCAAGTCCAAAGAG CTGCACCCGGACCGGGACCCTGGGAACCCAAGCCTGCACAGCCGCTTTGTGGAGCTGAGCGAGGCATACCGTGTGCTCAGCCGTGAGCAGAGCCGCCGCAGCTATGATGACCAGCTCCGCTCAggtagtcccccaaagtctccaCGAACCACAGCCCATGACAAGTCTGCCCACCAAACACACAG cTCCTGGACACCCCCCAACGCACAGTACTGGTCCCAGTTTCACAGCGTGAGGCCACAGGGGCCCCAGTTGAGGCAGCagcaacacaaacaaaacaaacaagtgcTGGGGTACTGCCTCCTCCTCATGCTGGCGGGCATGGGCCTGCACTACATTGCCTTCAG GAAGGTGAAGCAGATGCACCTTAACTTCATGGATGAAAAGGATCGGATCATCACAGCCTTCTACAACGAAGCCCGGGCACGGGCCAGGTCTGTCCCTGCTCTATTCTGCTCCCTGCTCCCTGTCCAGGCACCACACTTCGGGATCCCTATCCCAACCACCCAGGTGCCCTCTCCTCCAGGGCCAACAGAGCCATCCTTCAGCAGGAGCGACAACGGCTAG
- the DNAJC4 gene encoding dnaJ homolog subfamily C member 4 isoform X4, with product MATAAGLCPPAAMPPLLPLRLCRLWPRNPPSRLLGAAAGQRSRPSTYYELLGVHPGASTEEVKRAFFSKSKELHPDRDPGNPSLHSRFVELSEAYRVLSREQSRRSYDDQLRSGSPPKSPRTTAHDKSAHQTHSSWTPPNAQYWSQFHSVRPQGPQLRQQQHKQNKQVLGYCLLLMLAGMGLHYIAFRKVKQMHLNFMDEKDRIITAFYNEARARARANRAILQQERQRLGQRQPPPSEPTQGPEIVPRGAGP from the exons ATGGCGACGGCCGCGGGTCT CTGCCCGCCCGCCGCCATGCCGCCCTTACTGCCCCTGCGCCTGTGCCGGCTGTGGCCCCGCAACCCTCCCTCCCGGCTCCTCGGAGCGGCCGCCGGGCAGCG GTCCAGACCCAGTACTTATTATGAACTGTTGGGGGTGCATCCTGGTGCCAGCACTGAGGAAGTTAAACGAGCTTTCTTCTCCAAGTCCAAAGAG CTGCACCCGGACCGGGACCCTGGGAACCCAAGCCTGCACAGCCGCTTTGTGGAGCTGAGCGAGGCATACCGTGTGCTCAGCCGTGAGCAGAGCCGCCGCAGCTATGATGACCAGCTCCGCTCAggtagtcccccaaagtctccaCGAACCACAGCCCATGACAAGTCTGCCCACCAAACACACAG cTCCTGGACACCCCCCAACGCACAGTACTGGTCCCAGTTTCACAGCGTGAGGCCACAGGGGCCCCAGTTGAGGCAGCagcaacacaaacaaaacaaacaagtgcTGGGGTACTGCCTCCTCCTCATGCTGGCGGGCATGGGCCTGCACTACATTGCCTTCAG GAAGGTGAAGCAGATGCACCTTAACTTCATGGATGAAAAGGATCGGATCATCACAGCCTTCTACAACGAAGCCCGGGCACGGGCCAG GGCCAACAGAGCCATCCTTCAGCAGGAGCGACAACGGCTAGGGCAGCGGCAGCCGCCACCATCCGAGCCAACACAAGGCCCCGAGATCGTGCCCCGGGGCGCCGGCCCCTGA
- the DNAJC4 gene encoding dnaJ homolog subfamily C member 4 isoform X1 translates to MATAAGLCPPAAMPPLLPLRLCRLWPRNPPSRLLGAAAGQRSRPSTYYELLGVHPGASTEEVKRAFFSKSKELHPDRDPGNPSLHSRFVELSEAYRVLSREQSRRSYDDQLRSGSPPKSPRTTAHDKSAHQTHSSSWTPPNAQYWSQFHSVRPQGPQLRQQQHKQNKQVLGYCLLLMLAGMGLHYIAFRKVKQMHLNFMDEKDRIITAFYNEARARARSVPALFCSLLPVQAPHFGIPIPTTQVPSPPGPTEPSFSRSDNG, encoded by the exons ATGGCGACGGCCGCGGGTCT CTGCCCGCCCGCCGCCATGCCGCCCTTACTGCCCCTGCGCCTGTGCCGGCTGTGGCCCCGCAACCCTCCCTCCCGGCTCCTCGGAGCGGCCGCCGGGCAGCG GTCCAGACCCAGTACTTATTATGAACTGTTGGGGGTGCATCCTGGTGCCAGCACTGAGGAAGTTAAACGAGCTTTCTTCTCCAAGTCCAAAGAG CTGCACCCGGACCGGGACCCTGGGAACCCAAGCCTGCACAGCCGCTTTGTGGAGCTGAGCGAGGCATACCGTGTGCTCAGCCGTGAGCAGAGCCGCCGCAGCTATGATGACCAGCTCCGCTCAggtagtcccccaaagtctccaCGAACCACAGCCCATGACAAGTCTGCCCACCAAACACACAG cagcTCCTGGACACCCCCCAACGCACAGTACTGGTCCCAGTTTCACAGCGTGAGGCCACAGGGGCCCCAGTTGAGGCAGCagcaacacaaacaaaacaaacaagtgcTGGGGTACTGCCTCCTCCTCATGCTGGCGGGCATGGGCCTGCACTACATTGCCTTCAG GAAGGTGAAGCAGATGCACCTTAACTTCATGGATGAAAAGGATCGGATCATCACAGCCTTCTACAACGAAGCCCGGGCACGGGCCAGGTCTGTCCCTGCTCTATTCTGCTCCCTGCTCCCTGTCCAGGCACCACACTTCGGGATCCCTATCCCAACCACCCAGGTGCCCTCTCCTCCAGGGCCAACAGAGCCATCCTTCAGCAGGAGCGACAACGGCTAG
- the DNAJC4 gene encoding dnaJ homolog subfamily C member 4 isoform X8, with amino-acid sequence MATAAGLCPPAAMPPLLPLRLCRLWPRNPPSRLLGAAAGQRSRPSTYYELLGVHPGASTEEVKRAFFSKSKELHPDRDPGNPSLHSRFVELSEAYRVLSREQSRRSYDDQLRSGSPPKSPRTTAHDKSAHQTHSSSWTPPNAQYWSQFHSVRPQGPQLRQQQHKQNKQVLGYCLLLMLAGMGLHYIAFRKVKQMHLNFMDEKDRIITAFYNEARARARSDNG; translated from the exons ATGGCGACGGCCGCGGGTCT CTGCCCGCCCGCCGCCATGCCGCCCTTACTGCCCCTGCGCCTGTGCCGGCTGTGGCCCCGCAACCCTCCCTCCCGGCTCCTCGGAGCGGCCGCCGGGCAGCG GTCCAGACCCAGTACTTATTATGAACTGTTGGGGGTGCATCCTGGTGCCAGCACTGAGGAAGTTAAACGAGCTTTCTTCTCCAAGTCCAAAGAG CTGCACCCGGACCGGGACCCTGGGAACCCAAGCCTGCACAGCCGCTTTGTGGAGCTGAGCGAGGCATACCGTGTGCTCAGCCGTGAGCAGAGCCGCCGCAGCTATGATGACCAGCTCCGCTCAggtagtcccccaaagtctccaCGAACCACAGCCCATGACAAGTCTGCCCACCAAACACACAG cagcTCCTGGACACCCCCCAACGCACAGTACTGGTCCCAGTTTCACAGCGTGAGGCCACAGGGGCCCCAGTTGAGGCAGCagcaacacaaacaaaacaaacaagtgcTGGGGTACTGCCTCCTCCTCATGCTGGCGGGCATGGGCCTGCACTACATTGCCTTCAG GAAGGTGAAGCAGATGCACCTTAACTTCATGGATGAAAAGGATCGGATCATCACAGCCTTCTACAACGAAGCCCGGGCACGGGCCAG GAGCGACAACGGCTAG
- the DNAJC4 gene encoding dnaJ homolog subfamily C member 4 isoform X5, with translation MATAAGLCPPAAMPPLLPLRLCRLWPRNPPSRLLGAAAGQRSRPSTYYELLGVHPGASTEEVKRAFFSKSKELHPDRDPGNPSLHSRFVELSEAYRVLSREQSRRSYDDQLRSGSPPKSPRTTAHDKSAHQTHSSSWTPPNAQYWSQFHSVRPQGPQLRQQQHKQNKQVLGYCLLLMLAGMGLHYIAFRFKQFFCLSLRSSWDYRRPPPHPASCFVFLVEMGFHHIGQAGLKLLTSGDPPASASQSTGITGR, from the exons ATGGCGACGGCCGCGGGTCT CTGCCCGCCCGCCGCCATGCCGCCCTTACTGCCCCTGCGCCTGTGCCGGCTGTGGCCCCGCAACCCTCCCTCCCGGCTCCTCGGAGCGGCCGCCGGGCAGCG GTCCAGACCCAGTACTTATTATGAACTGTTGGGGGTGCATCCTGGTGCCAGCACTGAGGAAGTTAAACGAGCTTTCTTCTCCAAGTCCAAAGAG CTGCACCCGGACCGGGACCCTGGGAACCCAAGCCTGCACAGCCGCTTTGTGGAGCTGAGCGAGGCATACCGTGTGCTCAGCCGTGAGCAGAGCCGCCGCAGCTATGATGACCAGCTCCGCTCAggtagtcccccaaagtctccaCGAACCACAGCCCATGACAAGTCTGCCCACCAAACACACAG cagcTCCTGGACACCCCCCAACGCACAGTACTGGTCCCAGTTTCACAGCGTGAGGCCACAGGGGCCCCAGTTGAGGCAGCagcaacacaaacaaaacaaacaagtgcTGGGGTACTGCCTCCTCCTCATGCTGGCGGGCATGGGCCTGCACTACATTGCCTTCAG gttcaagcaattcttctgtctcagcctccggagtagctgggactacaggcgtccaccaccacacccggctagttgttttgtatttttagtagagatggggtttcaccatattggccaggctggtctcaaactcctgacctcaggtgatccacccgcctcggcctcccaaagtactgggattacag GAAGGTGA
- the DNAJC4 gene encoding dnaJ homolog subfamily C member 4 isoform X9, translated as MATAAGLCPPAAMPPLLPLRLCRLWPRNPPSRLLGAAAGQRSRPSTYYELLGVHPGASTEEVKRAFFSKSKELHPDRDPGNPSLHSRFVELSEAYRVLSREQSRRSYDDQLRSGSPPKSPRTTAHDKSAHQTHSSWTPPNAQYWSQFHSVRPQGPQLRQQQHKQNKQVLGYCLLLMLAGMGLHYIAFRKVKQMHLNFMDEKDRIITAFYNEARARARSDNG; from the exons ATGGCGACGGCCGCGGGTCT CTGCCCGCCCGCCGCCATGCCGCCCTTACTGCCCCTGCGCCTGTGCCGGCTGTGGCCCCGCAACCCTCCCTCCCGGCTCCTCGGAGCGGCCGCCGGGCAGCG GTCCAGACCCAGTACTTATTATGAACTGTTGGGGGTGCATCCTGGTGCCAGCACTGAGGAAGTTAAACGAGCTTTCTTCTCCAAGTCCAAAGAG CTGCACCCGGACCGGGACCCTGGGAACCCAAGCCTGCACAGCCGCTTTGTGGAGCTGAGCGAGGCATACCGTGTGCTCAGCCGTGAGCAGAGCCGCCGCAGCTATGATGACCAGCTCCGCTCAggtagtcccccaaagtctccaCGAACCACAGCCCATGACAAGTCTGCCCACCAAACACACAG cTCCTGGACACCCCCCAACGCACAGTACTGGTCCCAGTTTCACAGCGTGAGGCCACAGGGGCCCCAGTTGAGGCAGCagcaacacaaacaaaacaaacaagtgcTGGGGTACTGCCTCCTCCTCATGCTGGCGGGCATGGGCCTGCACTACATTGCCTTCAG GAAGGTGAAGCAGATGCACCTTAACTTCATGGATGAAAAGGATCGGATCATCACAGCCTTCTACAACGAAGCCCGGGCACGGGCCAG GAGCGACAACGGCTAG
- the DNAJC4 gene encoding dnaJ homolog subfamily C member 4 isoform X3 translates to MATAAGLCPPAAMPPLLPLRLCRLWPRNPPSRLLGAAAGQRSRPSTYYELLGVHPGASTEEVKRAFFSKSKELHPDRDPGNPSLHSRFVELSEAYRVLSREQSRRSYDDQLRSGSPPKSPRTTAHDKSAHQTHSSSWTPPNAQYWSQFHSVRPQGPQLRQQQHKQNKQVLGYCLLLMLAGMGLHYIAFRKVKQMHLNFMDEKDRIITAFYNEARARARANRAILQQERQRLGQRQPPPSEPTQGPEIVPRGAGP, encoded by the exons ATGGCGACGGCCGCGGGTCT CTGCCCGCCCGCCGCCATGCCGCCCTTACTGCCCCTGCGCCTGTGCCGGCTGTGGCCCCGCAACCCTCCCTCCCGGCTCCTCGGAGCGGCCGCCGGGCAGCG GTCCAGACCCAGTACTTATTATGAACTGTTGGGGGTGCATCCTGGTGCCAGCACTGAGGAAGTTAAACGAGCTTTCTTCTCCAAGTCCAAAGAG CTGCACCCGGACCGGGACCCTGGGAACCCAAGCCTGCACAGCCGCTTTGTGGAGCTGAGCGAGGCATACCGTGTGCTCAGCCGTGAGCAGAGCCGCCGCAGCTATGATGACCAGCTCCGCTCAggtagtcccccaaagtctccaCGAACCACAGCCCATGACAAGTCTGCCCACCAAACACACAG cagcTCCTGGACACCCCCCAACGCACAGTACTGGTCCCAGTTTCACAGCGTGAGGCCACAGGGGCCCCAGTTGAGGCAGCagcaacacaaacaaaacaaacaagtgcTGGGGTACTGCCTCCTCCTCATGCTGGCGGGCATGGGCCTGCACTACATTGCCTTCAG GAAGGTGAAGCAGATGCACCTTAACTTCATGGATGAAAAGGATCGGATCATCACAGCCTTCTACAACGAAGCCCGGGCACGGGCCAG GGCCAACAGAGCCATCCTTCAGCAGGAGCGACAACGGCTAGGGCAGCGGCAGCCGCCACCATCCGAGCCAACACAAGGCCCCGAGATCGTGCCCCGGGGCGCCGGCCCCTGA
- the DNAJC4 gene encoding dnaJ homolog subfamily C member 4 isoform X7, producing MPPLLPLRLCRLWPRNPPSRLLGAAAGQRSRPSTYYELLGVHPGASTEEVKRAFFSKSKELHPDRDPGNPSLHSRFVELSEAYRVLSREQSRRSYDDQLRSGSPPKSPRTTAHDKSAHQTHSSWTPPNAQYWSQFHSVRPQGPQLRQQQHKQNKQVLGYCLLLMLAGMGLHYIAFRKVKQMHLNFMDEKDRIITAFYNEARARARANRAILQQERQRLGQRQPPPSEPTQGPEIVPRGAGP from the exons ATGCCGCCCTTACTGCCCCTGCGCCTGTGCCGGCTGTGGCCCCGCAACCCTCCCTCCCGGCTCCTCGGAGCGGCCGCCGGGCAGCG GTCCAGACCCAGTACTTATTATGAACTGTTGGGGGTGCATCCTGGTGCCAGCACTGAGGAAGTTAAACGAGCTTTCTTCTCCAAGTCCAAAGAG CTGCACCCGGACCGGGACCCTGGGAACCCAAGCCTGCACAGCCGCTTTGTGGAGCTGAGCGAGGCATACCGTGTGCTCAGCCGTGAGCAGAGCCGCCGCAGCTATGATGACCAGCTCCGCTCAggtagtcccccaaagtctccaCGAACCACAGCCCATGACAAGTCTGCCCACCAAACACACAG cTCCTGGACACCCCCCAACGCACAGTACTGGTCCCAGTTTCACAGCGTGAGGCCACAGGGGCCCCAGTTGAGGCAGCagcaacacaaacaaaacaaacaagtgcTGGGGTACTGCCTCCTCCTCATGCTGGCGGGCATGGGCCTGCACTACATTGCCTTCAG GAAGGTGAAGCAGATGCACCTTAACTTCATGGATGAAAAGGATCGGATCATCACAGCCTTCTACAACGAAGCCCGGGCACGGGCCAG GGCCAACAGAGCCATCCTTCAGCAGGAGCGACAACGGCTAGGGCAGCGGCAGCCGCCACCATCCGAGCCAACACAAGGCCCCGAGATCGTGCCCCGGGGCGCCGGCCCCTGA
- the DNAJC4 gene encoding dnaJ homolog subfamily C member 4 isoform X10, which yields MPPLLPLRLCRLWPRNPPSRLLGAAAGQRSRPSTYYELLGVHPGASTEEVKRAFFSKSKELHPDRDPGNPSLHSRFVELSEAYRVLSREQSRRSYDDQLRSGSPPKSPRTTAHDKSAHQTHSSWTPPNAQYWSQFHSVRPQGPQLRQQQHKQNKQVLGYCLLLMLAGMGLHYIAFRKVKQMHLNFMDEKDRIITAFYNEARARARSDNG from the exons ATGCCGCCCTTACTGCCCCTGCGCCTGTGCCGGCTGTGGCCCCGCAACCCTCCCTCCCGGCTCCTCGGAGCGGCCGCCGGGCAGCG GTCCAGACCCAGTACTTATTATGAACTGTTGGGGGTGCATCCTGGTGCCAGCACTGAGGAAGTTAAACGAGCTTTCTTCTCCAAGTCCAAAGAG CTGCACCCGGACCGGGACCCTGGGAACCCAAGCCTGCACAGCCGCTTTGTGGAGCTGAGCGAGGCATACCGTGTGCTCAGCCGTGAGCAGAGCCGCCGCAGCTATGATGACCAGCTCCGCTCAggtagtcccccaaagtctccaCGAACCACAGCCCATGACAAGTCTGCCCACCAAACACACAG cTCCTGGACACCCCCCAACGCACAGTACTGGTCCCAGTTTCACAGCGTGAGGCCACAGGGGCCCCAGTTGAGGCAGCagcaacacaaacaaaacaaacaagtgcTGGGGTACTGCCTCCTCCTCATGCTGGCGGGCATGGGCCTGCACTACATTGCCTTCAG GAAGGTGAAGCAGATGCACCTTAACTTCATGGATGAAAAGGATCGGATCATCACAGCCTTCTACAACGAAGCCCGGGCACGGGCCAG GAGCGACAACGGCTAG
- the DNAJC4 gene encoding dnaJ homolog subfamily C member 4 isoform X6, translating into MPPLLPLRLCRLWPRNPPSRLLGAAAGQRSRPSTYYELLGVHPGASTEEVKRAFFSKSKELHPDRDPGNPSLHSRFVELSEAYRVLSREQSRRSYDDQLRSGSPPKSPRTTAHDKSAHQTHSSSWTPPNAQYWSQFHSVRPQGPQLRQQQHKQNKQVLGYCLLLMLAGMGLHYIAFRKVKQMHLNFMDEKDRIITAFYNEARARARSVPALFCSLLPVQAPHFGIPIPTTQVPSPPGPTEPSFSRSDNG; encoded by the exons ATGCCGCCCTTACTGCCCCTGCGCCTGTGCCGGCTGTGGCCCCGCAACCCTCCCTCCCGGCTCCTCGGAGCGGCCGCCGGGCAGCG GTCCAGACCCAGTACTTATTATGAACTGTTGGGGGTGCATCCTGGTGCCAGCACTGAGGAAGTTAAACGAGCTTTCTTCTCCAAGTCCAAAGAG CTGCACCCGGACCGGGACCCTGGGAACCCAAGCCTGCACAGCCGCTTTGTGGAGCTGAGCGAGGCATACCGTGTGCTCAGCCGTGAGCAGAGCCGCCGCAGCTATGATGACCAGCTCCGCTCAggtagtcccccaaagtctccaCGAACCACAGCCCATGACAAGTCTGCCCACCAAACACACAG cagcTCCTGGACACCCCCCAACGCACAGTACTGGTCCCAGTTTCACAGCGTGAGGCCACAGGGGCCCCAGTTGAGGCAGCagcaacacaaacaaaacaaacaagtgcTGGGGTACTGCCTCCTCCTCATGCTGGCGGGCATGGGCCTGCACTACATTGCCTTCAG GAAGGTGAAGCAGATGCACCTTAACTTCATGGATGAAAAGGATCGGATCATCACAGCCTTCTACAACGAAGCCCGGGCACGGGCCAGGTCTGTCCCTGCTCTATTCTGCTCCCTGCTCCCTGTCCAGGCACCACACTTCGGGATCCCTATCCCAACCACCCAGGTGCCCTCTCCTCCAGGGCCAACAGAGCCATCCTTCAGCAGGAGCGACAACGGCTAG
- the VEGFB gene encoding vascular endothelial growth factor B isoform X2, with protein MSPLLRRLLLAALLQLAPAQAPVSQPDAPGHQRKVVSWIDVYTRATCQPREVVVPLTVELMGTVAKQLVPSCVTVQRCGGCCPDDGLECVPTGQHQVRMQILMIRYPSSQLGEMSLEEHSQCECRPKKKDSAVKPDSPRPLCPRCTQHHQRPDPRTCRCRCRRRSFLRCQGRGLELNPDTCRCRKLRR; from the exons ATGAGCCCTCTGCTCCGCCGCCTGCTGCTCGCCGCACTCCTGCAGCTGGCCCCCGCCCAG GCCCCTGTCTCCCAGCCTGATGCCCCTGGCCACCAGAGGAAAG TGGTGTCATGGATAGATGTGTATACTCGCGCTACCTGCCAGCCCCGGGAGGTGGTGGTGCCCTTGACTGTGGAGCTCATGGGCACCGTGGCCAAACAGCTGGTGCCCAGCTGCGTGACTGTGCAGCGCTGTGGTGGCTGCTGCCCTGACGATGGCCTGGAGTGTGTGCCCACTGGGCAGCACCAAGTCCGGATGCAG ATCCTCATGATCCGGTACCCGAGCAGTCAGCTGGGGGAGATGTCCCTGGAAGAACACAGCCAGTGTGAATGCAG ACCTAAAAAAAAGGACAGTGCTGTGAAGCCAGACAG CCCCAGGCCCCTCTGCCCACGCTGCACCCAGCACCACCAGCGCCCTGACCCCCGGAcctgccgctgccgctgccgaCGCCGCAGCTTCCTCCGTTGCCAAGGGCGGGGCTTAGAGCTCAACCCAGACACCTGCAG GTGCCGGAAGCTGCGAAGGTGA
- the VEGFB gene encoding vascular endothelial growth factor B isoform X1, which translates to MSPLLRRLLLAALLQLAPAQAPVSQPDAPGHQRKVVSWIDVYTRATCQPREVVVPLTVELMGTVAKQLVPSCVTVQRCGGCCPDDGLECVPTGQHQVRMQILMIRYPSSQLGEMSLEEHSQCECRPKKKDSAVKPDRAATPHHRPQPRSVPGWDSAPGAPSPADITHPTPAPGPSAHAAPSTTSALTPGPAAAAADAAASSVAKGGA; encoded by the exons ATGAGCCCTCTGCTCCGCCGCCTGCTGCTCGCCGCACTCCTGCAGCTGGCCCCCGCCCAG GCCCCTGTCTCCCAGCCTGATGCCCCTGGCCACCAGAGGAAAG TGGTGTCATGGATAGATGTGTATACTCGCGCTACCTGCCAGCCCCGGGAGGTGGTGGTGCCCTTGACTGTGGAGCTCATGGGCACCGTGGCCAAACAGCTGGTGCCCAGCTGCGTGACTGTGCAGCGCTGTGGTGGCTGCTGCCCTGACGATGGCCTGGAGTGTGTGCCCACTGGGCAGCACCAAGTCCGGATGCAG ATCCTCATGATCCGGTACCCGAGCAGTCAGCTGGGGGAGATGTCCCTGGAAGAACACAGCCAGTGTGAATGCAG ACCTAAAAAAAAGGACAGTGCTGTGAAGCCAGACAG GGCTGCCACTCCCCACCACCGTCCCCAGCCCCGTTCTGTTCCGGGCTGGGACTCTGCCCCCGGAGCACCCTCCCCAGCTGACATCACCCATCCCACTCCAGCCCCAGGCCCCTCTGCCCACGCTGCACCCAGCACCACCAGCGCCCTGACCCCCGGAcctgccgctgccgctgccgaCGCCGCAGCTTCCTCCGTTGCCAAGGGCGGGGCTTAG
- the LOC117974939 gene encoding collagen alpha-1(XXVII) chain, translating into MPQGEGSHAARGGVLGLGAGRGTGTGGTSELVPVEGGARRRGAELGGSGDGAWLLKEELEEVKGGASGSEAEGDGAQALGAGLQPVSGVATAPEKGSSSVEGGAAGPGAAPRPPKGGAKEPSEEPGPSNGPGRPRGGGLRGGRAWGRRRPRTPPGEVVWVERARRPADTGPVWVPRRPPRAQSWGGAPGGSTGPGWGVSPEDPGSSEPPSGDVWVPRGRPPAAAAEVLVCWTGGSWVWREWGRPVGATAVQPDRVWTLRKGTGGN; encoded by the coding sequence ATGCCGCAGGGGGAGGGTTCTCACGCCGCACGGGGCGGAGTCCTGGGACTCGGGGCGGGACGTGGAACCGGGACGGGTGGGACCTCCGAGCTGGTGCCAGTGGAAGGCGGAGCCCGGCGGCGGGGGGCGGAGCTAGGAGGGTCGGGGGACGGAGCCTGGCTCTTgaaggaggagctggaggaggtgAAAGGCGGAGCCTCGGGGTCGGAAGCAGAGGGGGACGGAGCGCAGGCGCTGGGGGCGGGGCTTCAGCCGGTGAGTGGCGTGGCTACGGCTCCGGAAAAGGGGTCTAGTTCTGTCGAAGGCGGGGCTGCAGGCCCGGGGGCGGCACCGCGTCCTCCGAAGGGCGGTGCCAAGGAGCCAAGTGAGGAGCCCGGCCCGAGTAATGGCCCCGGGCGTCCTCGCGGGGGTGGTCTCCGTGGTGGCCGGGCTTGGGGACGCCGTAGGCCGAGAACTCCACCGGGAGAGGTGGTGTGGGTGGAGCGGGCTCGGCGGCCAGCAGACACAGGGCCAGTCTGGGTGCCCCGGAGACCCCCAAGGGCTCAGAGTTGGGGCGGCGCCCCGGGCGGAAGcacagggccaggctgggggGTATCTCCCGAGGACCCGGGCTCCTCGGAGCCACCCAGTGGGGATGTGTGGGTGCCTCGGGGCCGGCCCCCTGCAGCGGCCGCAGAGGTGTTGGTGTGCTGGACCGGGGGCAGCTGGGTGTGGCGTGAGTGGGGCCGCCCAGTCGGGGCAACTGCAGTGCAGCCAGATAGGGTCTGGACTTTGCGTAAAGGGACAGGCGGGAACTGA
- the FKBP2 gene encoding peptidyl-prolyl cis-trans isomerase FKBP2 produces the protein MRLSWVRVLTVLSICLSAVATATGAEGKRKLQIGVKKRVDHCPIKSRKGDVLHMHYTGKLEDGTEFDSSLPQNQPFVFSLGTGQVIKGWDQGLLGMCEGEKRKLVIPSELGYGERGAPPKIPGGATLVFEVELLKIERRTEL, from the exons ATGAGGCTGAGCTGGGTCCGGGTCCTGACAGTACTGTCCATCTGCCTGAGCGCCGTGGCCACGGCCACGGGGGCCGAGGGCAAAAGGAAGCTGCAGATCGGGGTCAAGAAGCGGGTGGACCACTGTCCCATCAAATCGCGCAAAGGGGATGTCCTGCACATGCACTACACG GGGAAGCTGGAAGATGGGACAGAGTTTGACAGCAGCCTGCCCCAGAACCAGCCCTTTGTCTTCTCCCTTGGCACAGGCCAGGTCATCAAGGGCTGGGACCAGGGGCTGCTGGG GATGTGTGAGGGGGAAAAGCGCAAGCTGGTGATCCCATCCGAGCTAG GGTATGGAGAGCGGGGAGCTCCCCCAAAGATTCCAG GCGGTGCAACCCTGGTGTTCGAGGTGGAGCTGCTCAAAATCGAGCGACGAACTGAGCTGTAA